One Littorina saxatilis isolate snail1 linkage group LG1, US_GU_Lsax_2.0, whole genome shotgun sequence genomic window carries:
- the LOC138947722 gene encoding myb-like protein X isoform X24 has translation MLKLTLLCLLFVSLWAKVSPRSVKTFREEENTHELRTPKCTCKTDPEKEKNTGGKTDPEKEKNTGGKTDPEKEKNTGGKTDLEKEKNPGGKTDPEKEKNPGGKTDFEKEMNTGGKTYPEKEKNTVSKTDFEKEMNTGGKTYPEKEMNTGGKTDPEKEMNTGGKTELEKEKNTVSKTDFEKEKNTGGITDLEKEKNTGGKTELEKEKNTVGKTDLEKEKNTGGITDPEKEKNTGGKTDPEKEMNTGGKTYPEKEKNTGGKTDPEKEKNTGGKTDPEKEKNTGGKTDHEKEKNTGSKTDHEKETNTGSITDPEKETNTGGKTDPEKEKNTGSKTDHEKEKNTGSKTDHEKETNTGSITDPEKEKNTGSITDPDKEKNTGGKTDPDKEKNTGGKTDPDKEKNTGGKTDHEKKTNTGGKTDHEKKTNTGSITYPEKEKNTGGKTDHEKEKNTGGKTDPEKEKNTGGKTALEKEKNTGGKTDPEKEKNTGGKTDHEKETNTGSKTDHEKETNTGSITDPEKETNTGGKTDPEKEKNTGSITDPEKETNTGGKTDPDKEKNTGDKTDPDKEKNTEGKTDLEKEKNTEGKTDLEKEKNTGGITDPEKEKNTGGKTDPEEEKNTGGKTDPDKEENTGGKTDPEKETNTGSKTDLEKEKNTGGKTDLEKEKNTGGKTDNEKEKNTGGKTDPEKEKNTGGKTDPEKEKNTGGKTDPEKEKNTGGKTYPEKEKNTGGKTDHEKETNTGSKTDHEKEKNTGSITDPEKETNTGGKTDHEKETNTGSKTDHEKEKNTGSKTDHEKETNTGSKTDPEKEKNTGGKTDPEKEKNTGGKTDPEKEKNTGSKTDHEKKTNTGSITDPEKEKNTGGKTDPEKEKNTGGKTDPEKEKNTGGKTDPEKEKNTGGKTDPEKEKDPGGKTDHEKEKNPVGKTDPEKEKNTGGKTYPEKENNPGGKIYPEKETNTGVKTDHEKEKNPGGKTDLEKEKNTGGKTDLEKEKNTGGKTDPEKEKNTGGKTDPEKEKNTGEDFMRMNPESGVHSRDGCRARMNCATDKLPEGSDIVSVRLYHETASDQTRIHILLAEADDQSQMMFRDRVQLSNAGAFVSNNQAPVCPGTFFCMGTTTYFIYPVQEENLGKYMCETRVRKGSQTLLYVGWATLAFDKCCKACPYCSTQVGGVWADFGLWSPEPCKGCLQERRPERCLTKHCNGPEPIQRRRCSQDGVCDETDQIKIHTERVNADRCRVKIQCKVPPNVIVTSVQLFHVWGPKKAVKFTGLTDVDYTGNILLAEATAGVNGGRFTEMVFHPNGRVDPDIPSDTQLCSCTYNCREYYTYTFDTVNPANVGDYACVIHPRRGLDDFLFAARLGFADDCPRPSKETVREEECEYHCIDTYMVEGHEKYIEYYCHKLCEMDEEGKGARVGLKHVSRDLHTL, from the exons ATGCTGAAATTGACTTTACTATGTCTGCTTTTCGTTTCGCTTTGGGCTAAAGTTAGCCCTCGGagtgtgaaaacgtttagggaGGAAGAAAACACCCATGAGCTTAGAACGCCtaaatgtacatgtaaaactgaccccgagaaagaaaagaacactggaggtaaaactgaccccgagaaagaaaagaacactggaggtaaaactgaccccgagaaagaaaagaacactggaggtaaaactgacctcgagaaagaaaagaaccctggaggtaaaactgaccccgagaaagaaaagaaccctggaggtaaaactgacttcgagaaagaaatgaacactggaggtaaaacataccccgagaaagaaaagaacactgtAAGTAAAACTGACTTCGAGAAAGAAATgaacactggaggtaaaacATACCCCGAGAAAGAAATgaacactggaggtaaaacGGACCCCGAGAAAGAAATgaacactggaggtaaaactgagctcgagaaagaaaagaacactgtAAGTAAAACTGACttcgagaaagaaaagaacactggaGGTATAACTGACctcgagaaagaaaagaacactggaggtaaaactgagctcgagaaagaaaagaacactgtAGGTAAAACTGACctcgagaaagaaaagaacactggaggtataactgaccccgagaaagaaaagaacactggaggtaaaactgaccccgagaaagaaatgaacactggaggtaaaacataccccgagaaagaaaagaacactggaggtaaaactgaccccgagaaagaaaagaacactggaggtaaaactgaccccgagaaagaaaagaacactggaggtaaaactgaccatgagaaagaaaagaacactggaAGTAAAACTGACCATGAGAAAGAAACGAACACTGGAAGTATAACTGACCCCGAGAAAGAAACgaacactggaggtaaaactgaccccgagaaagaaaagaacactggaagtaaaactgaccatgagaaagaaaagaacactggaAGTAAAACTGACCATGAGAAAGAAACGAACACTGGAAGTATAACTGACcccgagaaagaaaagaacactggaAGTATAACTGACCCCgataaagaaaagaacactggaggtaaaactgaccccgataaagaaaagaacactggaggtaaaactgaccccgataaagaaaagaacactggaggtaaaactgaccatgagaaaaaaacgaacactggaggtaaaactgaccATGAGAAAAAAACGAACACTGGAAGTATAACTTACcccgagaaagaaaagaacactggaggtaaaactgaccatgagaaagaaaagaacactggaggtaaaactgaccccgagaaagaaaagaacactggaggtaaaactgccctcgagaaagaaaagaacactggaggtaaaactgaccccgagaaagaaaagaacactggaggtaaaactgaccATGAGAAAGAAACGAACACTGGAAGTAAAACTGACCATGAGAAAGAAACGAACACTGGAAGTATAACTGACCCCGAGAAAGAAACgaacactggaggtaaaactgaccccgagaaagaaaagaacactggaAGTATAACTGACCCCGAGAAAGAAACgaacactggaggtaaaactgaccccgataaagaaaagaacactggaGATAAAACTGACCCCgataaagaaaagaacactgAAGGTAAAACTGACctcgagaaagaaaagaacactgaAGGTAAAACTGACctcgagaaagaaaagaacactggaGGTATAACAGACcccgagaaagaaaagaacactggaggtaaaactgaccccgaggaagaaaagaacactggaggtaaaactgaccCCGATAAAGAAGAgaacactggaggtaaaactgaccCCGAGAAAGAAACGAACACTGGAAGTAAAACTGACctcgagaaagaaaagaacactggaggtaaaactgacctcgagaaagaaaagaacactggaggtaaaactgacaatgagaaagaaaagaacactggaggtaaaactgaccccgagaaagaaaagaacactggaggtaaaactgaccctgagaaagaaaagaacactggaggtaaaactgaccccgagaaagaaaagaacactggaggtaaaacataccccgagaaagaaaagaacactggaggtaaaactgaccATGAGAAAGAAACGAACACTGGAAGTAAAACTGACcatgagaaagaaaagaacactggaAGTATAACTGACCCCGAGAAAGAAACgaacactggaggtaaaactgaccATGAGAAAGAAACGAACACTGGAAGTAAAACTGACcatgagaaagaaaagaacactggaAGTAAAACTGACCATGAGAAAGAAACGAACACTGGAA gtaaaactgaccccgagaaagaaaagaacactggaggtaaaactgaccccgagaaagaaaagaacactggaggtaaaactgaccccgagaaagaaaagaacactggaAGTAAAACTGACCATGAGAAAAAAACGAACACTGGAAGTATAACTGACcccgagaaagaaaagaacactggaggtaaaactgaccccgagaaagaaaagaacactggaggtaaaactgaccccgagaaagaaaagaacactggaggtaaaactgaccccgaaaaagaaaagaacactggaggtaaaactgaccCCGAGAAAGAAAAGGACCctggaggtaaaactgaccatgagaaagaaaagaaccctgtaggtaaaactgaccccgagaaagaaaagaacactggaggtaaaacATACCCCGAGAAAGAAAATAACCCTGGAGGTAAAATATACCCCGAGAAAGAAACGAACACTGGAGTTAAAACTGACcatgagaaagaaaagaaccctggaggtaaaactgacctcgagaaagaaaagaacactggaggtaaaactgacctcgagaaagaaaagaacactggaggtaaaactgaccccgagaaagaaaagaacactggaggtaaaactgaccccgagaaagaaaagaacactggag AAGACTTCATGAGAATGAACCCAGAAAGTGGCGTTCACAGTCGCGATGGCTGTCGTGCCAGAATGAACTGTGCTACGGACAAACTGCCAGAGGGTTCGGACATTGTGTCCGTCAGACTGTACCACGAGACGGCGAGTGACCAGACCAGGATCCACATACTTCTGGCCGAGGCAGATGACCAGTCCCAGATGATGTTTCGTGACCGTGTCCAGTTGTCCAACGCCGGGGCTTTTGTTTCTAACAACCAGGCGCCAGTGTGTCCGGGGACGTTTTTCTGTATGGGTACCACAACCTACTTCATTTACCCG GTCCAAGAGGAGAACCTAGGTAAATATATGTGCGAGACGCGCGTGAGGAAAGGGAGCCAGACGTTGCTCTACGTGGGTTGGGCTACCCTCGCTTTTGATAAATGCTGTAAAGCCTGCCCCTACTGCAGCACGCAAg TGGGCGGGGTGTGGGCCGATTTTGGTCTCTGGTCACCGGAGCCGTGCAAGGGATGTTTACAGGAGCGTCGACCCGAACGTTGTCTGACCAAACACTGCAATGGCCCTGAACCCATCCAGAGACGTCGCTGCTCTCAGGACGGTGTGTGCGACGAGACAG ATCAGATCAAAATCCACACGGAACGTGTCAACGCGGATCGTTGTCGCGTAAAGATACAGTGCAAGGTTCCTCCAAATGTCATCGTGACATCTGTGCAACTGTTTCACGTGTGGGGGCCCAAGAAGGCTGTCAAGTTCACAGGCTTAACGGATGTAGATTACACGGGGAACATTCTTCTAGCGGAGGCGACGGCGGGGGTCAACGGAGGAAG ATTCACAGAGATGGTTTTTCATCCTAACGGGAGAGTCGACCCGGACATTCCCAGCGATACTCAACTGTGTTCCTGCACGTACAACTGCAGGGAATACTACACCTACACTTTTGACACT gTCAACCCGGCCAATGTAGGTGATTATGCATGCGTCATACACCCGAGACGGGGCCTTGATGACTTCCTCTTCGCGGCCAGGCTGGGTTTCGCTGACGACTGCCCAAGGCCAAGCAAAG AAACTGTCAGGGAGGAGGAATGCGAATATCACTGCATTGAC ACATACATGGTGGAAGGCCACGAGAAGTACATCGAGTACTACTGCCACAAACTTTGCGAGATGGACGAGGAGGGCAAAGGAGCTAGGGTTGGCCTGAAACATGTGTCTCGCGATCTGCACACATTATAA
- the LOC138947722 gene encoding myb-like protein X isoform X18, with amino-acid sequence MLKLTLLCLLFVSLWAKVSPRSVKTFREEENTHELRTPKCTCKTDPEKEKNTGGKTDPEKEKNTGGKTDPEKEKNTGGKTDLEKEKNPGGKTDPEKEKNPGGKTDFEKEMNTGGKTYPEKEKNTVSKTDFEKEMNTGGKTYPEKEMNTGGKTDPEKEMNTGGKTELEKEKNTVSKTDFEKEKNTGGITDLEKEKNTGGKTELEKEKNTVGKTDLEKEKNTGGITDPEKEKNTGGKTDPEKEMNTGGKTYPEKEKNTGGKTDPEKEKNTGGKTDPEKEKNTGGKTDHEKEKNTGSKTDHEKETNTGSITDPEKETNTGGKTDPEKEKNTGSKTDHEKEKNTGSKTDHEKETNTGSITDPEKEKNTGSITDPDKEKNTGGKTDPDKEKNTGGKTDPDKEKNTGGKTDHEKKTNTGGKTDHEKKTNTGSITYPEKEKNTGGKTDHEKEKNTGGKTDPEKEKNTGGKTALEKEKNTGGKTDPEKEKNTGGKTDHEKETNTGSKTDHEKETNTGSITDPEKETNTGGKTDPEKEKNTGSITDPEKETNTGGKTDPDKEKNTGDKTDPDKEKNTEGKTDLEKEKNTEGKTDLEKEKNTGGITDPEKEKNTGGKTDPEEEKNTGGKTDPDKEENTGGKTDPEKETNTGSKTDLEKEKNTGGKTDLEKEKNTGGKTDNEKEKNTGGKTDPEKEKNTGGKTDPEKEKNTGGKTDPEKEKNTGGKTYPEKEKNTGGKTDHEKETNTGSKTDHEKEKNTGSITDPEKETNTGGKTDHEKETNTGSKTDHEKEKNTGSKTDHEKETNTGSKTDHEKEKNTGSKTDHEKETNTGSKTDHEKETNTGSITDPEKETNTGGKTDLEKEKNTGGKTDHEKEKNTGSITDPEKETKTGGKTDPDKEKNTGGKTDPEKEKNTGGKTDPEKEKNTGGKTDPEKEKNTGSKTDHEKKTNTGSITDPEKEKNTGGKTDPEKEKNTGGKTDPEKEKNTGGKTDPEKEKNTGGKTDPEKEKDPGGKTDHEKEKNPVGKTDPEKEKNTGGKTYPEKENNPGGKIYPEKETNTGVKTDHEKEKNPGGKTDLEKEKNTGGKTDLEKEKNTGGKTDPEKEKNTGGKTDPEKEKNTGEDFMRMNPESGVHSRDGCRARMNCATDKLPEGSDIVSVRLYHETASDQTRIHILLAEADDQSQMMFRDRVQLSNAGAFVSNNQAPVCPGTFFCMGTTTYFIYPVQEENLGKYMCETRVRKGSQTLLYVGWATLAFDKCCKACPYCSTQVGGVWADFGLWSPEPCKGCLQERRPERCLTKHCNGPEPIQRRRCSQDGVCDETDQIKIHTERVNADRCRVKIQCKVPPNVIVTSVQLFHVWGPKKAVKFTGLTDVDYTGNILLAEATAGVNGGRFTEMVFHPNGRVDPDIPSDTQLCSCTYNCREYYTYTFDTVNPANVGDYACVIHPRRGLDDFLFAARLGFADDCPRPSKETVREEECEYHCIDTYMVEGHEKYIEYYCHKLCEMDEEGKGARVGLKHVSRDLHTL; translated from the exons ATGCTGAAATTGACTTTACTATGTCTGCTTTTCGTTTCGCTTTGGGCTAAAGTTAGCCCTCGGagtgtgaaaacgtttagggaGGAAGAAAACACCCATGAGCTTAGAACGCCtaaatgtacatgtaaaactgaccccgagaaagaaaagaacactggaggtaaaactgaccccgagaaagaaaagaacactggaggtaaaactgaccccgagaaagaaaagaacactggaggtaaaactgacctcgagaaagaaaagaaccctggaggtaaaactgaccccgagaaagaaaagaaccctggaggtaaaactgacttcgagaaagaaatgaacactggaggtaaaacataccccgagaaagaaaagaacactgtAAGTAAAACTGACTTCGAGAAAGAAATgaacactggaggtaaaacATACCCCGAGAAAGAAATgaacactggaggtaaaacGGACCCCGAGAAAGAAATgaacactggaggtaaaactgagctcgagaaagaaaagaacactgtAAGTAAAACTGACttcgagaaagaaaagaacactggaGGTATAACTGACctcgagaaagaaaagaacactggaggtaaaactgagctcgagaaagaaaagaacactgtAGGTAAAACTGACctcgagaaagaaaagaacactggaggtataactgaccccgagaaagaaaagaacactggaggtaaaactgaccccgagaaagaaatgaacactggaggtaaaacataccccgagaaagaaaagaacactggaggtaaaactgaccccgagaaagaaaagaacactggaggtaaaactgaccccgagaaagaaaagaacactggaggtaaaactgaccatgagaaagaaaagaacactggaAGTAAAACTGACCATGAGAAAGAAACGAACACTGGAAGTATAACTGACCCCGAGAAAGAAACgaacactggaggtaaaactgaccccgagaaagaaaagaacactggaagtaaaactgaccatgagaaagaaaagaacactggaAGTAAAACTGACCATGAGAAAGAAACGAACACTGGAAGTATAACTGACcccgagaaagaaaagaacactggaAGTATAACTGACCCCgataaagaaaagaacactggaggtaaaactgaccccgataaagaaaagaacactggaggtaaaactgaccccgataaagaaaagaacactggaggtaaaactgaccatgagaaaaaaacgaacactggaggtaaaactgaccATGAGAAAAAAACGAACACTGGAAGTATAACTTACcccgagaaagaaaagaacactggaggtaaaactgaccatgagaaagaaaagaacactggaggtaaaactgaccccgagaaagaaaagaacactggaggtaaaactgccctcgagaaagaaaagaacactggaggtaaaactgaccccgagaaagaaaagaacactggaggtaaaactgaccATGAGAAAGAAACGAACACTGGAAGTAAAACTGACCATGAGAAAGAAACGAACACTGGAAGTATAACTGACCCCGAGAAAGAAACgaacactggaggtaaaactgaccccgagaaagaaaagaacactggaAGTATAACTGACCCCGAGAAAGAAACgaacactggaggtaaaactgaccccgataaagaaaagaacactggaGATAAAACTGACCCCgataaagaaaagaacactgAAGGTAAAACTGACctcgagaaagaaaagaacactgaAGGTAAAACTGACctcgagaaagaaaagaacactggaGGTATAACAGACcccgagaaagaaaagaacactggaggtaaaactgaccccgaggaagaaaagaacactggaggtaaaactgaccCCGATAAAGAAGAgaacactggaggtaaaactgaccCCGAGAAAGAAACGAACACTGGAAGTAAAACTGACctcgagaaagaaaagaacactggaggtaaaactgacctcgagaaagaaaagaacactggaggtaaaactgacaatgagaaagaaaagaacactggaggtaaaactgaccccgagaaagaaaagaacactggaggtaaaactgaccctgagaaagaaaagaacactggaggtaaaactgaccccgagaaagaaaagaacactggaggtaaaacataccccgagaaagaaaagaacactggaggtaaaactgaccATGAGAAAGAAACGAACACTGGAAGTAAAACTGACcatgagaaagaaaagaacactggaAGTATAACTGACCCCGAGAAAGAAACgaacactggaggtaaaactgaccATGAGAAAGAAACGAACACTGGAAGTAAAACTGACcatgagaaagaaaagaacactggaAGTAAAACTGACCATGAGAAAGAAACGAACACTGGAAGTAAAACTGACcatgagaaagaaaagaacactggaA gtaaaactgaccATGAGAAAGAAACGAACACTGGAAGTAAAACTGACCATGAGAAAGAAACGAACACTGGAAGTATAACTGACCCCGAGAAAGAAACgaacactggaggtaaaactgacctcgagaaagaaaagaacactggaggtaaaactgaccatgagaaagaaaagaacactggaAGTATAACTGACCCCGAGAAAGAAACGAAAactggaggtaaaactgaccccgataaagaaaagaacactggaggtaaaactgaccccgagaaagaaaagaacactggaggtaaaactgaccccgagaaagaaaagaacactggaggtaaaactgaccccgagaaagaaaagaacactggaAGTAAAACTGACCATGAGAAAAAAACGAACACTGGAAGTATAACTGACcccgagaaagaaaagaacactggaggtaaaactgaccccgagaaagaaaagaacactggaggtaaaactgaccccgagaaagaaaagaacactggaggtaaaactgaccccgaaaaagaaaagaacactggaggtaaaactgaccCCGAGAAAGAAAAGGACCctggaggtaaaactgaccatgagaaagaaaagaaccctgtaggtaaaactgaccccgagaaagaaaagaacactggaggtaaaacATACCCCGAGAAAGAAAATAACCCTGGAGGTAAAATATACCCCGAGAAAGAAACGAACACTGGAGTTAAAACTGACcatgagaaagaaaagaaccctggaggtaaaactgacctcgagaaagaaaagaacactggaggtaaaactgacctcgagaaagaaaagaacactggaggtaaaactgaccccgagaaagaaaagaacactggaggtaaaactgaccccgagaaagaaaagaacactggag AAGACTTCATGAGAATGAACCCAGAAAGTGGCGTTCACAGTCGCGATGGCTGTCGTGCCAGAATGAACTGTGCTACGGACAAACTGCCAGAGGGTTCGGACATTGTGTCCGTCAGACTGTACCACGAGACGGCGAGTGACCAGACCAGGATCCACATACTTCTGGCCGAGGCAGATGACCAGTCCCAGATGATGTTTCGTGACCGTGTCCAGTTGTCCAACGCCGGGGCTTTTGTTTCTAACAACCAGGCGCCAGTGTGTCCGGGGACGTTTTTCTGTATGGGTACCACAACCTACTTCATTTACCCG GTCCAAGAGGAGAACCTAGGTAAATATATGTGCGAGACGCGCGTGAGGAAAGGGAGCCAGACGTTGCTCTACGTGGGTTGGGCTACCCTCGCTTTTGATAAATGCTGTAAAGCCTGCCCCTACTGCAGCACGCAAg TGGGCGGGGTGTGGGCCGATTTTGGTCTCTGGTCACCGGAGCCGTGCAAGGGATGTTTACAGGAGCGTCGACCCGAACGTTGTCTGACCAAACACTGCAATGGCCCTGAACCCATCCAGAGACGTCGCTGCTCTCAGGACGGTGTGTGCGACGAGACAG ATCAGATCAAAATCCACACGGAACGTGTCAACGCGGATCGTTGTCGCGTAAAGATACAGTGCAAGGTTCCTCCAAATGTCATCGTGACATCTGTGCAACTGTTTCACGTGTGGGGGCCCAAGAAGGCTGTCAAGTTCACAGGCTTAACGGATGTAGATTACACGGGGAACATTCTTCTAGCGGAGGCGACGGCGGGGGTCAACGGAGGAAG ATTCACAGAGATGGTTTTTCATCCTAACGGGAGAGTCGACCCGGACATTCCCAGCGATACTCAACTGTGTTCCTGCACGTACAACTGCAGGGAATACTACACCTACACTTTTGACACT gTCAACCCGGCCAATGTAGGTGATTATGCATGCGTCATACACCCGAGACGGGGCCTTGATGACTTCCTCTTCGCGGCCAGGCTGGGTTTCGCTGACGACTGCCCAAGGCCAAGCAAAG AAACTGTCAGGGAGGAGGAATGCGAATATCACTGCATTGAC ACATACATGGTGGAAGGCCACGAGAAGTACATCGAGTACTACTGCCACAAACTTTGCGAGATGGACGAGGAGGGCAAAGGAGCTAGGGTTGGCCTGAAACATGTGTCTCGCGATCTGCACACATTATAA